In Euphorbia lathyris chromosome 2, ddEupLath1.1, whole genome shotgun sequence, the sequence TTGCATCTTGGCATTTTGAAACTCATATGCAACTTTTTTGAAAATTATACGTAAAGTTTTGTTATTGTTTGGATTTGTTTGATATGAGTTTCAATCCATTTTGTATAATTTCAGTCAATTCCATTCCATTTTAGTGATGTAAAATTGATTGAAATTGACATGACATTGTATTAAACATATGAGTTATAGCTCCATTTATTGGCTTTGACTTGATTTTCATCCATTTTCATTGATTTTTTTGCAtatgaaattgatattttatctTATTCAACTCATTTGAAAAACGTAGTACTCTTGTTATTAATTGTTCTAAAATATGTATTCAAGATTATCTTAGGATGTTTGttcattttttatatgaaatcTTATGAAATAAAGATGTTTgttgtatttatttatatgtatCAACATTGTAGTACTATTGAATCATTTTTTTCTTAACATGTGTAATGCAGAGGGAATACCCCATTAATATATTGATAAAATCTAACAATTTCATTTTTTACGACATTGATTATTACTATTACTTTGATTATTACTATTACTTTTCCCGTAGTTGGAATTTGATCtcaattttttcttttgttgggtTATCTGCaggttattttttattagttctgGGAAATTTGTGAATTTGTAGTAGTTTTTATTGGAATCATGCTTTCGATGATATTGTAGTTGTTGTTAGATCGTATTATGCAGCAAGTATATAATAGATCATTCTTAGAAGGTTATCAGGCCATTAACCTTTCTTGTACAAGTTCAATgatcaatttatataaaaattaaacaaataagaAACGATGGCAAGGAAATTGAATTTATATTGGTAAAAAGATGAAACAATTATATTTTGAATCAACTTTGGATCATAAAACAAAGACCATACAAAAGAATGCCAGTTCCCTCTTCTAAAGGTGGAACCTTTATACCCCCCAAAACTTGTTATAacccaaagaagaaagagatgaagatggagaattacCCTTGGCCAACAAAAGAATCAACATCTAAACAAGATGAGAACAAAACTACCCTccattctcctcctcttccgcGCTCCGTCTAACTACTAACAATGAATAAATCTATCAAGAGCCTGTGGTTAACTAACAGGAACTTTTACCTGTTATCTAAACTAACTGTTACCTATTCATTAAAGGTACTATGATCTAGCAGCTAGCCAGCCAAAATCATTTAGAGCATTTCATTAGGTTTCCTTCAAATTGTGGTCGGAAGGTAAACCCTAAAGATGCCTCTCTTTCCAACCTTTTGCCTGCAGGTTGGGCATTTGTTATGCAATGATTTTAGAGCTCTCAGGAGACACTCCTTACAGAAGATGTGCCCACACTTTGTTGATGTTGGTTCCATCAAAGCGCCCATGCATACTGGGCAACTAAATAGAAGTTCCTCGGGCACAGAGGCAGGGTGGGGCGGTTCTTGAATCACAGAAACATTCTCCGCCTGCCAATAATAGTTACATAAATCATGAGACTTAATAGTGAAACGAAATAATAGAGTAAAAGTTCATTGGTAATTTTGAGTAGTATGAGCATCCATCTGAAAGGAGGTACTTATACTACTAATATTGAGGAAAAAAGGATGATAAAAAGAAGAAATGGAGAAAAACATCAAAGTTTTGTAACGAAGTTTCTCTCATGCGTTTTACCGAAAGCATTGCATTACGAGTAAATGAAACAAGTGACCAAGTAAACTACTTAAAAACATAACAGCTCATCTTAACTTGCAAATATAGAAATCAACCCCTCATAATCAAAAGATTTATAGAAAATCAAAAACCTAaagaaatggaaaaaaaaaaaaaaaaaattaccaagGAGAATATGGTAAATGGAATGCATAAAAGCAACTTAAAAACACAATTTAATTAACTTCAGATAATTTAGTATGGGATGCCAAAGACTTGAGAGATAATATTCCATCTAAAATTAAAAGAACGGCACAGGCGGATTATAGAAAGATGTAGATGGAGAAAGTAAAAACTATGTAGTTCCAATCAACTactcatagttattaaaggcgcatggcACACTAAGGCACTAGGGGTCCTGTAGCCTTGGTGCATGGCGCGCGCCATAGCGAGACAAGACgcacttacaaaaacaaaaattataaaactataaaactaacataaaaatgcaatgaatactaAATCATGACAATAGTTTTAagcataaatatattttaaaatgcaaaataaaccccatgttagaaagctaaagttgaatactaaatcctaagttctactcctgatcaaaactctccaaattaATCATTCCTGTTGAATTTGAATTCCTTTGGCTGATTTGTATCTGTTTGAATTCGTTTTCTGTGTTTTGTTCTACTAAACTTCTTCCTCTTATAATAAAACTTTGTCGGTGCCTCTTCTAATTAATTCAAATGTATAACCTCTTTCTTCCTTTTTGatatttgttcttttttttctcatttgggACCCTTCAAGACACTTGTTCCATATAGTAACAGCAAAAAACCCCATAAAACTGCCCCTAACTCACCAAGGCGCGCCTTTGGCAACTGCTCCTTGGTGCAAAATGGCGCACACCATGGCGGTTGCACCACGCCAGGGGGGTGTCATGGCGCTAAGGcctgcgcctggtgcgccaaaggtgcgcctttaataactatgcaaCTACTAATATAAGCTGCACTTTTACTGCATCGCGAAGGAGCCTCTACTATAAAACAGATGCCATGCCATTATCACCAACAAATAACAATGGGGGGAACATAACAATAATGAAAAAAATTCTTCTGGAAATACCTTATTTTTGCTACTTGTTCCTGGTTTGCAAACCTGGCAGCCATCTGGGATTTGTCTTTTGCAGTTGGGGCATACAGTACCTACAGATGTTGATTACAATGCAACTAAAAGCATAAGTTACAAGTAAACTACGTAAGAGGTGAGAAACAGACATAGATGATGCATAAGTTATTCAAAGCTTTAAAATGCAATTCACATTCAAGTTATGCTGAAGAAATAATTATTAAGCAGTCGGGCGGACAAGACCTCCGAAGACTAATTGGGGactaatcggatttgtatttttctattttttagatttatattaaataaatattatataaacacatttaaaatataaattataccatctaaaaataataataataaatattatataatagaaaaacataaatatttgttttaaaaaaataataaaatagttattagtTAATACTAATTACttgtattattttttactaattgtATTTTATAAATTGAGCCGATTTTAACATGTTTCAGCCGATTTTTTCCGCCTAACCTGACTTATCTGACCCACATCAAAGACAAATACATAGGATGTTGGTTTGTTAATAGCACTTCTATGCAGACTAGAAAGCtagtttaataataataatattcactaaaaagaaaaacaaatccagCTAAGACAGACAAACTAAATTAggaaaacaaaggaaaaaaaaaggtaacACACTAAATGAACTTCATGCGTATTCATGCTTCACCATAATCAAAAACCAAATCATACAAATTGTTTTACCCTAAAAAGGCAGTGCAAAGGTGTCCATAGTACGGAACCATGGATTAGGAAAAAAAGACAACTAGACAAGAGCATACTATTCAACATATTTTAGAACGTATCATCAGTTCTGCAGTCGTGCTGCCCTCGCATAACAATGGCCTCTTTTGCCTTATGAGTGGTGAAAAGAAGGTGGATAGATACTCATACTAGGACTTTATGAAATAAACTTATCAAAATCTAATGTTAATGAATTAACTTGGTTTGAACTATTATTTCCATAAAGGAGAGAAGGGCTTCATTTTAGTATGCCGCAAACGTAAGATTAATTTATTTAAGCTTTTCCTTATTTAGTTGTTTGAGGATGGAAATGAAGATGCTGATCATCAAACGAAAGAGATATTAGAACCAAAGATGCACATCAATGTCATCTCACTCAAGACTCCATACCTCTAGTTGACTAAAGGTACAAGAAATCATTCAAATTTTCAACACAAGATATATCTGATCAGGGCCACATTCAGTTGACTAATAATTCAATTTTTAATAGTTGTAAGAGCACCTTTAGTGCTAGTTAAcaaactttataatttttttggtGCCACCTAGGATTAGTAACAAACCAAAGATAACACCCCACTAGAAGCAATTGATTCTATAAAATTTTGtggggtaaaaaaaattaattaaaaagaaatgaCTGAAAGCGAAATTGTACAAACTAAAAAAGCATTTCTGCTATAAGTTTGGACAGCACCAAACGCGCCTCATCTGGTGCGTGGCTTACACGCACCAGATGCAGCGCATCTGTGGCTCTCAAATTACCTATTATGTTtgctttttaaatttttgtaacATACCAAAAAAAAGAACAACCACTCTAATGGTTGATTACAACCAAATCCCCCAAAGTAACAAGGAAGTTACTACACGTACCAGATGAAGCGTGTCTGGCACCGTCCGTGGCCCTCAAATTCCCTATAATGCTtgctttttaaattttttgtaacataccaaaaaaaaaaaaaaagaacaaccACTCTAATGGTTGATTACAACCAAACCCCCAAAGTAACAAGGAAGTTACTACACGCACCAGATGAGGCGCGTCTGGCGCCGTCCGTGGCTCTCAAATTCCCTATTATGTTTGCTTTTTAAATTTTCTGTaacataccaaaaaaaaaaaaagaacaaccACTCTAATGGTTGATTACAACCAAATTCCCCAAAGTAACAAGGAAGTTACTACACGCACCAGATGAGGCACGTCTGGCGCCATCCATGGCTCTCAAATTCCCTATTACGTTtgctttttaaattttttgtaacataccaaaaaaaaaaagaacaaccACTCTAATGGTTGATAGAACCAAATCCCCCAAAGTAACAAGGAAGTTACTACACACACTAGATGAGGCGCATCTGGTGCCGTCCGTGGCTCTCAAATTCCCTATTATGTTtgctttttaaattttttgtaacataccaaaaaaaaaaaaaagaacaaccACTCTAATGGTTGATTACAACCAAATCCCCCAAAGTAATAAGGAAGTTACTACACGCACCAGATGAGGCGTGTCTGGCGCCGTCCGTGGCTCTCAAATTCCCTACTATGTTtgctttttaaattttttgtaacataccaaaaaaaaaaaaaaaaaagaacaaccACTCTAATGGTTGATTACAACCAAATCCCCCAAAGTAACAAGCAAGTTACTACACGCACCAGATGAGGCGCGTCTGGCGCCGTCAGTGGCTCTCAAATTCCTTATTATGTTtgctttttaaattttttgtaacataccaaaaaaaaaaaaaaaagaacaaccACTCTAATGGTTGATTACAACCAAATCCCCCAAAGTAACAAGGAAGTTACTACCATTAGACATGCTCTAATAGTACTACTTATCAGTTGTGGAAAGGAATAAATTTGATTGCAGATCTAGATCACTTGAAAATACAATCTCAATAAAGCAGCTTAATTCCATATCATGAATGGCAGAAAATGAGCATAAAGCTAGAATGAGTATATAGATCTCAATAAGAACCATCATTTAAACCAGAAGCCTGAAATCAAAAGGTCATTTCATATTGATGACTccataacaacaacaacaacaacaaagccttagtcccgaaatgattcaggttggctaacatgaaccgtcatacgaaaccgtgaaatcaagtcgtgtcagcagcataaattctctctctccactccgtcctatccacttaAATATATGAAAACAGAATAAGAGCATGTAGATAGTAGAATGCCAGTTTACCATCACATCCTGTAGCTTCACCAACCGATTCACGTCTACCACGAGTATGGTTTCTTTCCCTAGCCTAACAACAGGTGAAACCACAAGTGAGAAAAGATTTTGAAGAATTTTAAAGCAATATAGGTTTGAATGGAAACAACCATATAAACGTACTTGAGCAAAAGCTTGGGGCGAGATTATAGAAACCTCTTCTTCATCGAGGGCCGCAAGAGCATTTGAGATTTGCACCTGAGGCCATCTGTTCACTTGAGGTTGAACTTCTTGGGTACTAGAATAAAAAGTTAGCCCAAGAGACAAGTCAAGAGAGCTCGGGATAGGATAATTGAGATCCAGCTCGAGGTTTAACCCTCTTTGTCGTAGGTTTGCGATATCCCCCTCTAGATAGTTCCATCCCCATGAATCCATGTTAAAGTCAAAAATCAGAACCTAAACATCAAGAAAAGAGCATATTATCGTCCTGATGTTTCACAAACCCAATAAAATGGATTAAAACATTCCATAAGCTAATAGTGAAAGTTGCAATACACATAGAAAAGGcagtaaaaataatcaaatataCATTTCAGAGACATTACAATTCCGCATTGGTATTAGATTTAACAAAGAGAAAACATACACAAAAGAATCTTCTTTACTCAGAAGTCAGAATATCTAATCCCGTACACAGCAAATAGTCATACCACAACACAAATCGACGACCGTATATATCGATTAAGGGCAATAACCGGCAAATCAATAAAAACGGCATGCAAAATTTATCAGAAAGAAACGCAAAATAACAGTATGTGCATA encodes:
- the LOC136219326 gene encoding uncharacterized protein; the encoded protein is MDSWGWNYLEGDIANLRQRGLNLELDLNYPIPSSLDLSLGLTFYSSTQEVQPQVNRWPQVQISNALAALDEEEVSIISPQAFAQARERNHTRGRRESVGEATGCDGTVCPNCKRQIPDGCQVCKPGTSSKNKAENVSVIQEPPHPASVPEELLFSCPVCMGALMEPTSTKCGHIFCKECLLRALKSLHNKCPTCRQKVGKRGIFRVYLPTTI